Genomic window (Nicotiana sylvestris chromosome 7, ASM39365v2, whole genome shotgun sequence):
tgggttgttgttgttgtaattgcGGCTCTTCCTTGTATCCTGCTTAAATACGAGATACTTTATGCACAAGATTGCTTTTTCAGATAGAGAGAGATCAAAACAAAAAGGTGGCCCAGCAGCTAAATCTATGGCTGACCGACCTTGAAATATAACAACGTAAAAATGAAAGGACATTGAACGAGAAAACTTGCAAGAGAGAGAAATTAGAGAGAGAAGTGTGTTTTTtctgtgtgtgtatatatgtGTGTTGgttagaaaaagaaaggaaatattcTCTTTTGCTTTCATGGTCTTTTTTTGGTGTTTTCTTTTTAAATCACACAAACTTTTCTCCAGCTAGCAGCTGCTAATCTCTCCTCTTCAGAAATCTTAGCTGTGATACAAAGCCAAGAAAACCTTCACAAGTTTGAAATAAGTCTTAGGTTCTTTGTTTTTTCTTGGTGTTTTTAAGATTCAAAGTTTTGTGTTTTTGTTTGTTGTTTGGCTATACACTTATTCTTACTTTGTTCTTTTGGAACAATCTGAAAGTTCTGAGATTTGAATAATACCAAGTTTTTTTTATCTGTATGTATTTGGAAAAAAACTTAAACTCTTTGAGTTAGCTTTGTTTTTTAGCTCCACTGCTTCTTTAGTTGTCAAAAACAAAAACCCTTTATATCAAATGATGTCTGGTGATGTTTTTTCAATTCCTTCTTCTGTCAAAGGAGTAGTACTACCTCATCATCCTCAAGATGTATTACTTgaaccaaaccctaaccctaaagCTAATTCTTCTtccaagaaaagaagaaatcttcCAGGTACACCAGGTATACAAATTAACTACTCATTTCTTATATCATATATAGAAAAAACATCTATATATGTTTAGTGCACCGGGCCCTTTTCCGAAtctcgcgcatagcgggagcttagtgcacggGGGCTGCCGATGTTCTTGCTATAGTACTTGACCAAGAgctttttttctttgtatgttgaCAGATCCAGATGCTGAAGTTATTGCACTTTCACCAAAAACACTGATGGCTACAAATAGATTTTTATGTGAAATCTGCAACAAAGGTTTTCAAAGGGACCAAAACTTGCAACTTCATAGGAGAGGACACAATCTACCATGGAAATTAAAGCAAAGGAATAAACAAGAAATAGTGAAgaaaaaagtatatatatgtccAGAAAAAACTTGTGTACACAATGATCCTTCACGTGCACTTGGAGATCTTACTGGTATAAAGAAACATTTCAGTAGAAAACATGGTGAGAAAAAATGGAAGTGTGAGAAGTGTTCAAAGAAATATGCAGTTCAGTCAGATTGGAAAGCACATACTAAAACTTGTGGTACTAGAGAGTATAAATGTGACTGTGGAACTCTTTTTTCCAGGTAATTAATTTCCCTTAGATTGGTACCATGTAACATGGTTCTTGTTTAGGAATATTTGTTTCAAACCGAAATAAATGCTAGCTCATTCATTCATAGGAATTAAGTAGTTTAATTCAATGTCTTTGTTTTGATTCAATTTATTGCCTCAACTCCTCCTGAGTTCTGAGTTCTGACCACAAATTATCAGCTATTAAATTGTTTGATATTCCATGCGTATGTTATGTGATCAGGAGGTCACgagttcaagccgtggaaacaatCTGTTGCGGAAATGTCtataatagacccttgtggtccggcacTTCTCCTAACCCCGCACACAGCGAGAGCCATGCTGCCGTTTATTCCATGTGCCTGTTATGCCTTAAATTTAATGTTgggttttctattttttcttccaTTTTACAGGAAAGATAGTTTCATTACACATAGAGCATTTTGTGATGCTTTAGCTGAAGAGAGTGCAAGAATCACTTCAGTGGGAACAAACAACTTGAACTTCAACCAGCAACCCAATTTAGTTGGTGGAATTTCCCAAATTGGGACAGGTTTTGTACAAGATTTTAGTGGTATGACAAGTGGGAATTCTCTACATCATCAGCAACAAAAGCCAAGATTATCACTTTGGTTAAATCAAGTCAATAATAATTCTCAGCTCAATAATCCTCTTCACATGTCAACACCAAGTTCAAATCTTTTTGCTTCCTCTAGTTCAACTGGATTACCAGATCATATGGTGCAAATGCAATCTCCTAATAATATCTTTGGTAATCAAATGCAATGGGCAATTGACAAGAATGTTGCAGCCACTACCCCTGCAACTTCAATGACTGAAACCTTATCTTCTATGTATTCTGATAATCAAAATCAGCACCCAAAATCTTCAACACCAATGTCAGCTACAGCACTTCTTCAAAAAGCTGCCCAAATAGGTTCAACCAAAAGCAGCCCAACTTTCTTTACAAACACTTTTGGTGTAATGAactcttcatcttcttcctcaaacACACAAATATTCAACACTTTGTCTCAAACCACAAGTGAAATGCACCAAGTTTTTGCTAAACAATCAGAGGATTACAACCCAACAGATAATGGTCTCATTAATGGGTGTCCAAATATGAGTTCATCAGCTAATACTAAAGCAATCAATTTGGATCAGGCATTTATGCAAACAGTTGGCATGCAAACTCAAGCTGTTTCGTTCAACTTGGATAATAGTCTAACCAGAGATTTTCTGGGCATGGGAAATGAAGGGGGACGGCCATTTTTGCCACAAGAGCTGGCTAAGTTTGCTTCGATGACTTCAGCTATGGGGTTAAGCCATTACAGTAGTGGTCACTAGCAATATGTCTTTTCACTTATCTTTTTTTGTATCACAAAATACAATAATGTAAAATTTGAACCTTATCTTGAGCTGGATGGCTCAGCCTATTGGTTATAtttctttttactttttacttttttttttttttttttttgcattaatTTGGATATGTTTCCTCTTGAAGATAAAACGCtccaaaaaagaaaacaaatgtatAACTTAGCAGTCAAACGTATTTAGAATTTAAATTTACTTTTAGTACGGTAGTCTTTTGTTTCTTGTGACCGTTGTTATGAATTtactataaatattttttttttaaacttttaataGTTAGTAGAAATGTTGACTGCATACTTAAATCTAACCTCTATTTTTGGAGGAACCTAAACTGATTTTAATTTCCATTTACGGGATGGAAATAGTGCAGTCTATGCTAAACCTCCCATATATATCTCTAAAAGTTACTATGAAAAATATTTAGCGCGCGACCGAAACTATTTATATTCTATAGCTgcaaaagtgtataaaatttatatatttttttatataatatatatatatatatatatatatatatgtatatgtataccaaaaatatatatattttttcgattattattttgagagcggctatatattattattttcccaaaaaatcaagtaaacaaagatgaaacatatatGAGATTTGGATTTATGTTA
Coding sequences:
- the LOC104230234 gene encoding zinc finger protein JACKDAW-like isoform X2, with amino-acid sequence MMSGDVFSIPSSVKGVVLPHHPQDVLLEPNPNPKANSSSKKRRNLPDPDAEVIALSPKTLMATNRFLCEICNKGFQRDQNLQLHRRGHNLPWKLKQRNKQEIVKKKVYICPEKTCVHNDPSRALGDLTGIKKHFSRKHGEKKWKCEKCSKKYAVQSDWKAHTKTCGTREYKCDCGTLFSRKDSFITHRAFCDALAEESARITSVGTNNLNFNQQPNLVGGISQIGTGFVQDFSGMTSGNSLHHQQQKPRLSLWLNQVNNNSQLNNPLHMSTPSSNLFASSSSTGLPDHMVQMQSPNNIFGNQMQWAIDKNVAATTPATSMTETLSSMYSDNQNQHPKSSTPMSATALLQKAAQIGSTKSSPTFFTNTFGVMNSSSSSSNTQIFNTLSQTTSEMHQVFAKQSEDYNPTDNGLINGCPNMSSSANTKAINLDQAFMQTVGMQTQAVSFNLDNSLTRDFLGMGNEGGRPFLPQELAKFASMTSAMGLSHYSSGH
- the LOC104230234 gene encoding zinc finger protein JACKDAW-like isoform X1, producing the protein MMSGDVFSIPSSVKGVVLPHHPQDVLLEPNPNPKANSSSKKRRNLPGTPDPDAEVIALSPKTLMATNRFLCEICNKGFQRDQNLQLHRRGHNLPWKLKQRNKQEIVKKKVYICPEKTCVHNDPSRALGDLTGIKKHFSRKHGEKKWKCEKCSKKYAVQSDWKAHTKTCGTREYKCDCGTLFSRKDSFITHRAFCDALAEESARITSVGTNNLNFNQQPNLVGGISQIGTGFVQDFSGMTSGNSLHHQQQKPRLSLWLNQVNNNSQLNNPLHMSTPSSNLFASSSSTGLPDHMVQMQSPNNIFGNQMQWAIDKNVAATTPATSMTETLSSMYSDNQNQHPKSSTPMSATALLQKAAQIGSTKSSPTFFTNTFGVMNSSSSSSNTQIFNTLSQTTSEMHQVFAKQSEDYNPTDNGLINGCPNMSSSANTKAINLDQAFMQTVGMQTQAVSFNLDNSLTRDFLGMGNEGGRPFLPQELAKFASMTSAMGLSHYSSGH